In Lotus japonicus ecotype B-129 chromosome 5, LjGifu_v1.2, one genomic interval encodes:
- the LOC130721006 gene encoding uncharacterized protein LOC130721006 gives MFAEKVINPFAKKRSQHAVVSSAVVPNTSSKKLWRLPHVFARTLELPFPSDADVSIDETKQFFRFVASCGGGKTSSMFDGVRAHAVEILPGITKIVIRRLDGGDVAVTGHQRQQPRFGADLWRYRLPPWTQPEKVTAVCTGGKLVVTVPKSRGN, from the coding sequence ATGTTTGCAGAGAAGGTTATTAACCCCTTCGCAAAGAAGCGCTCTCAACACGCCGTTGTTTCATCCGCAGTGGTACCAAACACGAGCTCGAAGAAGCTATGGAGACTTCCACACGTGTTCGCGAGAACGCTGGAGCTACCTTTTCCTTCAGACGCCGACGTTTCGATCGACGAAACGAAGCAGTTTTTCCGCTTTGTGGCCTCGTGTGGCGGCGGCAAGACCAGCAGCATGTTCGACGGCGTGAGAGCTCACGCCGTCGAGATTCTCCCGGGGATAACAAAGATCGTGATTAGGAGACTGGATGGCGGCGATGTCGCGGTTACAGGGCATCAGCGTCAGCAGCCTCGTTTCGGCGCTGATCTCTGGCGGTACCGGCTTCCGCCGTGGACGCAGCCGGAGAAGGTCACCGCTGTTTGCACAGGCGGGAAGCTGGTGGTTACGGTACCCAAGAGCAGAGGGAACTGA